From the Helicobacteraceae bacterium genome, the window TTCCGCCGATCGATATAGCGCTAATTACGCACGATCACTACGATCATCTCGAATATGCCGCTATCCGCTCTTTGAACGCAAAAATAGATCGCTTTATAGTCCCGCTGGGAACAAGGGCGCATCTGACGAGTTGGGGGGTAGAAAAAGACAAGATCGTTGAAATCGGCTGGGACGAAAGCGCGAAGATTGACTCTTTGATTATTAGCGCGGATAAGACGATCCACTATTCTGGGCGAACGTTTGGATCGCGCGGACAGACGCTCTGGGTTAGTTACGCGCTTCTTGGCGAAAAGAGCAAGGTTTTTATCAGCGGCGATTCGGGTTACGGCGCGCATTTTGCCGAAATAGGCGCGAAATACGGCGGTTTTGATCTGGCGTTTATAGAGATCGACGGCTGGAATCCCGGGTGGCCTAAAACGCATCTGTTTCCCGACGAGGTAATGCAGGTTTATAAGGATATTAACGCGAGCGCTTTTATTCCCGTTCATTGGGGCGTTTTCGATCTGGCGTTGCACCCGTGGAAGGAGTCGATCGAGATGATCGCCGATCTAGCGGATAAAGAGCGCGCGACGTTGCTTACGCCGCGAATGGGCGAAAGGGTCGTCTTGGGCGAGACAAATACGTCGCGCTGGCGGGGGCGATCGAGTAGTCCGCCGCTTATAAAACTTGACGTTTCAGAAAGGCTAAACTAGCGGCGAGCGGAGGGTGAAAATTCGATAAAATAGGCGGATTTCATGCCGCTTGAGCGGTAATCGCGGAGTTTGCGATGACGTTTGGAAAGTTAAACAGCCTTCAAATCGCTTTGCTATCGGGGGCGGGAGTATTGTTGATTATTGGTATTGCCGTCAGCGAGCCGTGGTACGCGCCGCTCGTAACGCTTATAGCTTGCGGAGCGGCGGCGGTCGCTTTCTTGCAAAACCGTCTTGTTAAGCAGCCGCCAAAATATAACGCGGCGGCGAAAAGCGCGGAGAGCGAGTCGAGTTTTGTCCCTACGCGATCAAGCGTTACTTTTAATATGGTAGCCGGGTTAAAATCCGTGCGCGAGGAGTTAGACGAAATTGTGGATTATTTCAAAAACCCCTCTAAATATAAGCGTTTCGGCGTCGTTTTGCCGCGCGGCGTTTTGCTAGCGGGACCGCCGGGCGTAGGCAAAACGCTTATGGCGAGAGCGATTGCGGGCGAAGCGGGCGTTTCGTTTTTCTACGCTTCGGGTTCAAGTTTCGCGCACCTATACGTGGGAGTAGGACCAAAAAAAGTCGCCGAGCTGTTCGCGGCGGCTAGGAAGAGCGCGCCGTCGATCATTTTTATCGACGAGATCGACGCGGTCGGCAAAACGCGCGGCGGCGCGAGAAGCGACGAGCGGGAAAACACGCTGAATCAACTGCTAACCGAGATGGACGGCTTTGAAAGTCATAGCGGCGTAGTCGTTTTGGCGGCGACGAATCGCATCGAGTTGTTAGACGGCGCGCTATTGCGTCCGGGGAGATTTGATCGGCGTATCGAGATCGGACTGCCAAACGCCGCCGATCGCAAAGAGATACTAAAAATCGCGTTCAAAGATAAACCGCACGCGCTCAATCTCGCCAAATTAGCGGAGAAAACCGTAGGTTTCAGCGGCGCGGCGCTCGCCGCGCTCTCGAACGAGGCGGCGCTATACGCGCTAAAACGAAACGCGGAAAAGATCGAGCATAGCGATATAGAGGCGGTAAAAGAGAAGGTTATCAGCCTCAAAAAAAGCGGCGAGTGGCTCGAGGAGAATATGCGCGAGAAACGCGCGCGTTACCAAGCGGCTAAGGCGTTCGCGGCAAAGCGTTTTGGGTTGAGGTTTGAGGCGGCGAAATTGGCGGGCGATTTTCTTCAAGACCACGAATCCGTTTCGCTTGAAACGGAGTTATCCGCGCTTTTATACGCGCGGCTAGGCGGTGTCTCGTGGTGGCGATACGCCGACGAAAAAGGCGCGAGCTTCTGCGAAAGCGACGTCGCCGCCGCGCGAAAAATCGCCGAGCGGTATATCGCGATATACGATCCGAGCAATCGTTTCGGCGG encodes:
- a CDS encoding MBL fold metallo-hydrolase, translated to MSSVIIRDMKKSVKKGLKIAAIIVLLLLAALCAIGVRAYIEVGHIPNEEDLARYEALPYFKNGRFVSPEDTPSYPDRVRGGSSGWARFLLSNPNAPKGEIPKIKPVFGAPSQTLAVYWLGHSSLIIEIEGKRILVDPVFGNAAPIPLAVRRFTPPPLSAEEIPPIDIALITHDHYDHLEYAAIRSLNAKIDRFIVPLGTRAHLTSWGVEKDKIVEIGWDESAKIDSLIISADKTIHYSGRTFGSRGQTLWVSYALLGEKSKVFISGDSGYGAHFAEIGAKYGGFDLAFIEIDGWNPGWPKTHLFPDEVMQVYKDINASAFIPVHWGVFDLALHPWKESIEMIADLADKERATLLTPRMGERVVLGETNTSRWRGRSSSPPLIKLDVSERLN
- a CDS encoding AAA family ATPase, whose translation is MTFGKLNSLQIALLSGAGVLLIIGIAVSEPWYAPLVTLIACGAAAVAFLQNRLVKQPPKYNAAAKSAESESSFVPTRSSVTFNMVAGLKSVREELDEIVDYFKNPSKYKRFGVVLPRGVLLAGPPGVGKTLMARAIAGEAGVSFFYASGSSFAHLYVGVGPKKVAELFAAARKSAPSIIFIDEIDAVGKTRGGARSDERENTLNQLLTEMDGFESHSGVVVLAATNRIELLDGALLRPGRFDRRIEIGLPNAADRKEILKIAFKDKPHALNLAKLAEKTVGFSGAALAALSNEAALYALKRNAEKIEHSDIEAVKEKVISLKKSGEWLEENMREKRARYQAAKAFAAKRFGLRFEAAKLAGDFLQDHESVSLETELSALLYARLGGVSWWRYADEKGASFCESDVAAARKIAERYIAIYDPSNRFGGAQQLIERAMETASDNIDGEAIERIAKLLLEKESVSFEVL